The Rhodococcus triatomae genome includes a window with the following:
- a CDS encoding TetR/AcrR family transcriptional regulator, giving the protein MSRSVDAPAKPMRADARRNYERIVEVATETFLSCGVDASLDEIAKKAGVGAGTLYRHFPTRDLLVAAALRHSMDTLTRDAERDAAELPADEALTNWIRSLARHSGSFKGLPETIIAAGQDADSPLFTTCTGARVVGGRILDRAQREGSVRADLDIDEVFTIATLIAMAGPQRKCQGGPSVDRLITLFLEGISPR; this is encoded by the coding sequence ATGTCACGATCGGTGGACGCGCCGGCCAAGCCGATGCGGGCGGACGCCCGGCGCAACTACGAGCGGATCGTCGAGGTCGCCACCGAGACGTTCCTCTCGTGCGGGGTCGACGCGTCGCTCGACGAGATCGCGAAGAAGGCGGGTGTCGGCGCGGGCACGCTGTACCGGCACTTTCCCACGCGTGATCTGCTCGTGGCCGCCGCTCTCCGGCACAGCATGGACACCCTGACGCGCGACGCCGAACGGGACGCCGCGGAACTGCCGGCGGACGAGGCTCTGACGAACTGGATCCGGTCGCTGGCCCGGCATTCGGGGAGCTTCAAGGGCCTGCCCGAGACGATCATCGCGGCCGGGCAGGACGCCGATTCGCCGCTGTTCACCACCTGTACCGGTGCGCGGGTCGTGGGCGGACGCATCCTCGACCGCGCGCAGCGCGAGGGTTCGGTGCGCGCGGACCTCGACATCGACGAGGTGTTCACCATCGCGACCCTGATCGCGATGGCCGGCCCACAACGGAAGTGCCAGGGCGGCCCGAGCGTGGATCGCCTGATCACCCTGTTCCTGGAAGGGATCTCGCCGCGCTGA
- the mshA gene encoding D-inositol-3-phosphate glycosyltransferase, with product MTSQRSARPHRVAVLSVHTSPLAQPGTGDAGGMNVYVLQTAIELARRGVEVEIFTRATSSADAPVHEAAPGVLVRHLEAGPFEGLDKRDLPTQLCAFAAGVLREEARHEPGYYGLVHSHYWLSGQVGWLARDRWGVPLVHTAHTLAAVKNASLAAGDTPEPPAREIGERQVVTESDRMVANTAEEADQLVALYGADADRVDVVAPGADLTRYRPGDRRSARRALGIAPDEHVVTFVGRIQPLKAPDVLLRAAAELVARDPASRLRVLVVGGPSGSGLDRPDSLIELSSALGISARVSFLPPQAPDTLAEVYRASDLVAVPSYSESFGLVAIEAQACGTPVVAADVGGLGVAVRHGDTGLLVPGHGTHDWASAIESLLRDSGELDRLSANAARHAESFSWGRTAEGLLESYRRAGIHDIDEDGPADLLPRRVRGMRRLRRAGGVRV from the coding sequence GTGACGTCCCAACGCAGTGCACGCCCGCACCGGGTGGCTGTTCTCTCGGTGCACACCTCGCCGCTGGCGCAGCCGGGCACCGGCGATGCGGGCGGAATGAACGTCTACGTCCTGCAGACCGCGATCGAGCTGGCTCGCCGCGGTGTGGAAGTGGAGATCTTCACCCGGGCGACGTCGTCCGCCGACGCCCCGGTGCACGAGGCGGCGCCGGGGGTACTGGTGCGACACCTCGAGGCCGGGCCGTTCGAGGGCCTGGACAAGCGTGACCTGCCGACGCAGCTGTGTGCGTTCGCCGCTGGTGTGCTGCGCGAGGAAGCCCGCCACGAACCGGGGTACTACGGGCTCGTCCATTCGCACTACTGGCTCTCGGGTCAGGTGGGCTGGCTGGCCAGGGATCGGTGGGGTGTGCCGCTCGTGCACACGGCGCACACCCTCGCCGCGGTGAAGAACGCCTCGCTGGCCGCGGGGGACACCCCGGAGCCGCCGGCCAGGGAGATCGGCGAACGGCAGGTGGTCACCGAGTCCGACCGGATGGTGGCGAACACCGCCGAGGAGGCCGACCAACTCGTCGCGCTGTACGGCGCGGACGCGGACCGCGTCGACGTCGTCGCTCCCGGTGCCGACCTGACCCGTTACCGGCCGGGCGACCGGCGCTCGGCGCGCAGGGCACTGGGGATCGCCCCGGACGAGCACGTGGTCACGTTCGTCGGCAGGATCCAGCCGCTCAAGGCACCCGATGTACTGCTGCGGGCTGCTGCCGAACTCGTCGCCCGCGACCCTGCCTCCCGGCTGCGGGTACTCGTGGTGGGCGGGCCCTCCGGGTCGGGCCTGGACCGGCCGGATTCGCTCATCGAACTGTCGTCGGCGCTCGGGATCTCGGCGCGGGTGAGCTTCCTCCCGCCGCAGGCGCCCGACACGCTCGCCGAGGTGTACCGCGCCTCCGATCTGGTCGCCGTGCCCAGCTATTCGGAATCCTTCGGGCTGGTGGCGATCGAGGCGCAGGCCTGCGGTACCCCGGTCGTCGCCGCGGACGTCGGCGGACTCGGCGTGGCGGTTCGCCACGGCGACACCGGCCTGCTGGTGCCCGGCCACGGCACGCACGACTGGGCATCCGCGATCGAATCGTTGCTGCGGGACTCGGGGGAGCTGGATCGCCTGTCCGCCAACGCCGCCCGGCACGCGGAGAGTTTCTCCTGGGGACGTACGGCCGAAGGCCTGCTCGAGAGCTACCGTCGTGCAGGCATCCACGACATCGACGAAGACGGTCCGGCCGATTTGCTGCCCCGCCGGGTACGGGGGATGCGGCGACTCCGCCGGGCCGGGGGAGTGCGGGTATGA
- a CDS encoding MFS transporter — protein sequence MTTAPTAAADTVSRRTWFGLAFIVASQLMIVLDGTIVTIALPEIRNDLGFTPVDQSWVMNAYALSVGGLLLLGGRIGDVIGRRRALLVGTAVFTVASLLGGFATEGWMLLAARIAQGVGAALAAPTALGLIAQNFPPGPGRTRAISWFSIGAASGGALGLLLGGILTTRLSWHWVMFVNVPIGLAILLAVPFTVAEGARVRGRFDVAGAVTSTVGMTALVYGFIRAAEHAWTDPGALVAFALGAAGLIAFVLVERRAGQPLLPPRILDSRAKLAPYVAILLIPGAMIGMFTFVVLFLHDVKGYDSLTTGLAFLPFMLVNLGLVVSGVTARVVDRFGPQRTLTSAIALFVVGLVWMSLLGPASSYAASILGPSLVLGVGAGLAFVPLSALVVQNAPAEDTGAASGLMQTGIQVGGALGLAVLMTVYGPLQRSDPSGTATGPTILVAAGFALAALVALLFLGRRPRPTHSYTRVPLREREFTPVD from the coding sequence GTGACCACCGCCCCCACTGCCGCCGCGGACACCGTGTCCCGGCGGACCTGGTTCGGGTTGGCGTTCATCGTCGCCAGCCAGCTCATGATCGTGCTCGACGGCACCATCGTCACGATCGCATTGCCCGAGATCCGGAACGATCTCGGCTTCACCCCCGTCGACCAGTCCTGGGTGATGAACGCCTATGCCCTCTCCGTGGGCGGCCTGCTCCTGCTCGGAGGCAGGATCGGCGACGTGATCGGGCGACGACGCGCACTGCTGGTGGGCACGGCGGTCTTCACGGTGGCGTCACTGCTCGGCGGATTCGCCACCGAGGGATGGATGCTGTTGGCGGCCCGCATCGCACAGGGCGTCGGCGCCGCCCTGGCAGCGCCCACCGCACTCGGGCTCATCGCACAGAACTTCCCGCCGGGGCCGGGACGCACGCGCGCGATCTCGTGGTTCTCCATCGGTGCCGCCTCGGGCGGGGCGCTGGGTCTCCTCCTCGGCGGCATCCTCACCACCCGGCTCTCCTGGCACTGGGTCATGTTCGTCAACGTGCCGATCGGACTCGCCATCCTTCTCGCCGTCCCGTTCACCGTCGCCGAAGGCGCCCGGGTACGAGGACGATTCGACGTGGCGGGCGCGGTCACATCGACGGTGGGGATGACGGCACTGGTCTACGGATTCATCCGCGCCGCCGAACACGCCTGGACCGATCCCGGTGCCCTCGTCGCGTTCGCACTCGGCGCCGCCGGACTGATCGCCTTCGTCCTCGTGGAACGACGCGCCGGGCAGCCGCTGCTACCTCCCCGCATCCTCGACAGCCGCGCCAAGCTCGCGCCCTACGTGGCGATCCTGCTCATCCCCGGCGCCATGATCGGGATGTTCACCTTCGTCGTGCTCTTCCTGCACGACGTCAAGGGCTACGACTCCCTCACCACCGGGCTGGCCTTCCTGCCGTTCATGCTCGTGAATCTCGGGCTCGTCGTCTCGGGCGTGACGGCCCGCGTCGTCGATCGGTTCGGCCCGCAGCGCACGTTGACCTCGGCGATCGCCCTGTTCGTCGTCGGGCTCGTCTGGATGTCCCTGCTCGGACCCGCGAGCTCCTACGCGGCGTCGATCCTGGGGCCGTCACTGGTGCTGGGCGTGGGAGCGGGCCTCGCGTTCGTGCCACTGAGTGCGCTCGTGGTGCAGAACGCGCCCGCGGAGGACACCGGCGCGGCGTCCGGCCTCATGCAGACGGGCATCCAGGTGGGCGGGGCGCTCGGCCTCGCCGTGCTGATGACGGTGTACGGACCGCTCCAGCGCAGCGACCCCTCCGGCACCGCGACCGGGCCGACGATCCTCGTCGCCGCCGGGTTCGCGCTGGCCGCGCTCGTCGCCCTGCTGTTCCTCGGCCGCCGACCGCGCCCCACCCACAGCTACACGCGGGTTCCGCTGCGCGAGCGTGAGTTCACGCCGGTCGACTGA
- a CDS encoding YbjN domain-containing protein — MSGTDHLADLIEGVLTERELEFSRKADDNFVVELPGERKLKTTTLLTVGNHGLRVEAFVCRKPDENFEGVYKYLLRRNRRLYGVAYTIDKIGDIYLVGRFAAQAVTADEIDRILGQVLEAADGDFNVLLELGFASSIKREWAWRVSRGESLANLKAFEHLIEE; from the coding sequence ATGAGCGGAACCGATCACCTCGCCGATCTCATCGAGGGAGTGCTCACCGAGCGCGAACTCGAGTTCAGCCGCAAGGCCGACGACAACTTCGTCGTCGAGCTGCCCGGCGAGCGGAAACTGAAGACCACCACCCTGCTGACCGTGGGCAATCACGGGCTGCGGGTCGAGGCGTTCGTGTGCCGCAAGCCCGACGAGAACTTCGAGGGCGTCTACAAGTACCTGTTGCGGCGCAACCGTCGGCTCTACGGAGTCGCGTACACGATCGACAAGATCGGCGACATCTACCTGGTCGGGCGGTTCGCCGCCCAGGCCGTCACCGCCGACGAGATCGACCGGATCCTCGGCCAGGTGCTCGAGGCGGCCGACGGCGACTTCAACGTGCTGCTCGAGCTGGGCTTCGCCTCCTCGATCAAGCGGGAATGGGCGTGGCGGGTCTCGCGCGGCGAGTCCCTCGCCAACCTGAAGGCGTTCGAGCACCTCATCGAGGAGTAG
- a CDS encoding AMP-binding protein, producing MSFKSPFPDVEIPDVSVYDFLFGSLSDADRDRPALTDGASGTTTTYGQLAAQVDGVAGALAARGVGVGDVVGLHSPNVPAFAAVFHGILRAGATATTINALYTAEDIAKQLTDSKAKALFTVSPLLPQAKAAAAQVGIPDDLVIVLDGAEGHPSLRDLLGQGAPAPQVSFDPATHLAVLPYSSGTTGRPKGVMLTHRNLVANVCQIVPRMGIAADDRLLAVLPFFHIYGMTVLLNAALYQRASLVTMPKFDLVEFLKIVADQKCTYVFIAPPVAVALAKHPLVDQYDLSSVHTIFSGAAPLDNELGKAVATRLNCAVRQGYGMSEMSPVSHSIPFDRDDVALDSVGFTIANMECKLVDPGTGEEVAYPEPGSGKISEPGELWCKGPNIMLGYLGNDAATAETLDADGYLHTGDIATVDADGVVTIVDRLKELIKYKGYQVPPAELEALLLTHPQIADAAVIGVLDADGEEVPKAFVVKQAEADLDEDAVIAFVSERVSPHKKVRKVEFIDIVPKSAAGKILRKDLRAAEASAKA from the coding sequence GTGAGCTTCAAGAGCCCGTTCCCGGACGTCGAAATCCCCGATGTCAGTGTCTACGACTTCCTGTTCGGATCGTTGAGCGATGCGGATCGCGATCGTCCGGCGCTGACCGACGGTGCCTCGGGCACGACCACCACCTACGGCCAGCTCGCGGCCCAGGTCGACGGCGTCGCGGGCGCGCTCGCCGCACGCGGTGTCGGCGTCGGTGACGTCGTGGGACTGCACTCGCCGAACGTGCCCGCGTTCGCCGCCGTGTTCCACGGCATCCTGCGCGCGGGCGCCACGGCGACCACGATCAATGCCCTGTACACCGCCGAGGACATCGCCAAGCAGCTCACGGACTCGAAGGCGAAGGCGCTGTTCACGGTCTCCCCGCTGCTGCCACAGGCCAAGGCTGCCGCTGCTCAGGTCGGTATTCCGGACGATCTGGTCATCGTGCTCGACGGCGCGGAGGGCCATCCGTCGCTGCGGGATCTGCTCGGTCAGGGTGCGCCTGCCCCGCAGGTGAGCTTCGACCCGGCGACCCACCTCGCCGTGCTGCCCTACTCGTCCGGTACCACCGGTCGCCCCAAGGGCGTCATGCTCACGCACCGGAACCTGGTGGCGAACGTCTGTCAGATCGTGCCCCGGATGGGCATCGCCGCGGACGACAGGCTCCTCGCGGTGCTGCCGTTCTTCCACATCTACGGCATGACGGTGCTGCTGAACGCCGCTCTCTACCAGCGTGCCTCGCTGGTGACGATGCCGAAGTTCGATCTCGTCGAGTTCCTGAAGATCGTCGCCGACCAGAAGTGCACGTACGTGTTCATCGCCCCGCCGGTGGCGGTGGCCCTGGCCAAGCATCCGCTGGTCGACCAGTACGACCTGTCCTCGGTGCACACGATCTTCTCCGGTGCCGCTCCGCTCGACAACGAGCTCGGCAAGGCCGTCGCGACCCGGCTGAACTGCGCGGTGCGTCAGGGCTACGGCATGTCCGAGATGAGCCCCGTCAGCCATTCGATCCCGTTCGACCGCGACGACGTCGCGCTGGATTCGGTCGGCTTCACCATCGCGAACATGGAGTGCAAGCTGGTCGATCCGGGCACCGGCGAGGAGGTCGCGTACCCCGAGCCCGGTTCCGGCAAGATCAGCGAGCCCGGCGAGCTGTGGTGCAAGGGGCCGAACATCATGCTCGGCTACCTCGGTAACGACGCGGCCACCGCGGAGACCCTGGACGCGGACGGCTACCTGCACACCGGTGACATCGCGACCGTCGATGCCGACGGCGTGGTCACGATCGTCGACCGCCTCAAGGAGCTCATCAAGTACAAGGGCTACCAGGTGCCGCCCGCCGAGCTCGAGGCGCTGCTGCTCACCCATCCGCAGATCGCCGACGCCGCGGTCATCGGGGTGCTGGACGCGGACGGCGAGGAGGTGCCGAAGGCATTCGTCGTCAAGCAGGCCGAAGCCGACCTCGACGAGGACGCGGTGATCGCGTTCGTCTCCGAGCGGGTCTCCCCGCACAAGAAGGTCCGCAAGGTCGAGTTCATCGACATCGTGCCCAAGTCCGCGGCAGGCAAGATCCTCCGCAAGGACCTGCGCGCGGCCGAGGCGTCCGCCAAGGCCTGA
- a CDS encoding alpha/beta fold hydrolase, translated as MAIRETTGSDGTALVYSVTGSPDSGKTLVLLHGWAQSSRCWGEDVLAELADRYRLVAVDLRGHGYSGAPDSGYDDPAVWAGDVRAVLDAEGIAEGAVLLGWSYGGLVICDYLAAHGSGAVDGIVLVGAITGIGRGRKGGKVGPAMRAAVPDAMSEDPRTAIRALGSFGTALTGPPEGKGVTSQALFGASLSTPPRVRAALFAREADHDDLLRALDVPALVLHGTADSVVDVSAGEHAAALIPDVRTSFWDGCDHGPFVEDPKRFVTEVSEFVDSLG; from the coding sequence ATGGCTATTCGTGAGACCACCGGCAGCGACGGCACCGCACTCGTCTACTCGGTGACGGGATCACCCGACTCCGGGAAGACCCTGGTCCTGTTGCACGGCTGGGCGCAGTCGTCCCGGTGCTGGGGCGAGGACGTGCTCGCCGAACTCGCGGACCGGTACCGGCTCGTCGCGGTCGACCTGCGTGGACACGGGTACTCGGGTGCGCCCGACAGCGGTTACGACGATCCCGCCGTCTGGGCGGGGGACGTGCGTGCGGTGCTCGATGCCGAGGGGATCGCCGAGGGCGCGGTACTGCTCGGCTGGTCCTACGGCGGGCTCGTCATCTGCGACTACCTCGCCGCGCACGGCAGCGGTGCGGTGGACGGCATCGTGCTGGTCGGGGCGATCACGGGTATCGGGCGAGGACGCAAGGGCGGCAAGGTCGGGCCGGCGATGCGTGCGGCTGTTCCGGACGCCATGTCCGAGGACCCGAGGACGGCCATCCGGGCCCTCGGCTCGTTCGGTACCGCTCTCACCGGGCCTCCCGAAGGCAAGGGGGTCACGTCCCAGGCGCTGTTCGGGGCCAGCCTCTCCACCCCGCCGCGGGTGCGGGCCGCGCTGTTCGCCCGGGAAGCCGACCACGACGATCTCCTCCGTGCCCTGGACGTTCCGGCCCTGGTTCTGCACGGCACCGCCGATTCGGTGGTGGACGTGTCGGCGGGGGAGCACGCCGCAGCGCTGATCCCGGACGTGCGGACGTCCTTCTGGGACGGCTGCGATCACGGCCCGTTCGTCGAGGACCCGAAGCGCTTCGTCACCGAGGTGAGCGAGTTCGTCGACTCGCTCGGGTGA
- a CDS encoding MerR family transcriptional regulator, translating into MTPTTQRVDSGATLTIAEAAEKLGLTTHTLRYYERDGLLLDAVDRATSGHRRYGARDLEWITLVTRLRSTGMPIREIRAYTELCRAGEGNEPRRLELLRAHRERVLAQLAEVTDHLGAITRKIDIYENRIGWPER; encoded by the coding sequence ATGACACCCACCACGCAGCGCGTCGACTCCGGTGCGACGCTGACCATCGCCGAGGCCGCCGAGAAGCTGGGCCTGACCACGCACACCCTGCGGTACTACGAGCGGGACGGTTTGCTGCTGGACGCGGTCGATCGCGCCACTTCCGGCCATCGCCGATACGGCGCCCGCGACCTCGAATGGATCACGCTGGTCACCCGGCTGCGCTCCACGGGCATGCCGATCCGCGAGATCCGCGCCTACACCGAACTGTGCCGGGCGGGCGAGGGCAACGAGCCCCGGCGGCTGGAACTGTTGCGCGCGCACCGCGAGCGGGTCTTGGCGCAGCTCGCGGAGGTCACCGACCACCTCGGTGCGATCACCCGCAAGATCGACATCTACGAGAACCGGATCGGGTGGCCCGAGCGCTGA
- a CDS encoding PIG-L family deacetylase, giving the protein MSVLVCFHAHPDDEVFTTGGIIRRAADEGHRVVLVTATDGALGEVPEGILRDGESLAERRRSELEASAALLGAQRVVFLPYADSGMAGTASNSASAAFCNADPDEAARRLADVLHEESADVVTVYDPNGGYGHPDHIQVHHVGVRAAGLAGVDAVYEAAVNRDHVRRLITLRPSGPEDAQIPDLDTFGLPESELTTFVDVRGAIEAKRAAMHAHRTQIGDFGPFLNLSDDELRAAFGQEWFRLRGAPAGYRETALPL; this is encoded by the coding sequence ATGAGTGTCCTGGTGTGCTTCCACGCCCATCCCGACGACGAGGTCTTCACCACCGGCGGCATCATTCGCCGCGCCGCGGACGAGGGACACCGGGTCGTACTCGTCACCGCCACCGACGGCGCCCTCGGCGAGGTCCCCGAGGGCATTCTCCGTGACGGCGAATCCCTGGCGGAGCGGAGGCGCTCCGAGCTGGAGGCGTCGGCGGCGCTGCTCGGCGCGCAACGCGTCGTCTTCCTGCCCTACGCCGATTCGGGCATGGCGGGCACCGCCTCCAACTCCGCGTCCGCCGCCTTCTGCAACGCGGATCCGGACGAGGCCGCTCGTCGGCTCGCCGACGTCCTGCACGAGGAGTCCGCCGACGTCGTCACCGTCTACGACCCGAACGGCGGATACGGTCACCCCGACCACATCCAGGTCCACCACGTCGGTGTGCGAGCGGCGGGACTGGCCGGGGTCGACGCGGTGTACGAGGCGGCCGTCAATCGCGACCACGTACGGCGTCTGATTACGTTGCGGCCGTCCGGGCCGGAGGATGCGCAGATCCCGGACCTGGACACCTTCGGGCTGCCGGAGTCGGAGCTGACGACGTTCGTCGACGTCCGCGGGGCGATCGAGGCGAAGCGCGCCGCGATGCACGCGCACCGCACGCAGATCGGCGACTTCGGGCCGTTCCTGAATCTCTCCGACGACGAGTTGCGCGCAGCGTTCGGGCAGGAATGGTTCCGCCTGCGCGGCGCGCCCGCCGGATACCGGGAGACCGCCCTCCCGCTCTGA
- a CDS encoding ROK family protein, with translation MSVPTLSPALSNSARPGTASRTARGARSRPVIVAPELGLSDTPAAAVFRVARARGPIARDAAAKATGLSIATVNRQVSALLDIGVLRERADLAPSGAVGRPRVPFEVDHDPYLTVGIHIGAVVTSIIASDIRGKVLGAVEVPTPRSPAPEALASIARSARAFASRWHRRRPLWAGVAIGGRVDTRTGVVDHPRLGWSEAQVGAVVAAGLGLPVSVAPHVEAMAASELLLTPDQVDTTTGPGDTGLYFYARETAGIAITIGGRVHTPSNGPGSIAHLPTGSSSQCSCGSTGCLEATVSDRAVLTAAVDAGILDGTPSMTALVKAAADGSVPAHDLLVDRARVLGRTVAILRDLFNPDRVILGGQAFTAYEAGIPHVASAFAQASSLERKDIRITGFGNRVQEYASTVVSLSGVFSDPVSAMRRASA, from the coding sequence GTGTCCGTACCCACTCTTTCGCCCGCACTCTCCAACTCCGCACGCCCCGGGACGGCCTCCCGCACCGCCCGAGGTGCCCGATCGCGACCGGTCATCGTCGCGCCGGAACTGGGGCTGAGTGACACCCCGGCGGCCGCCGTGTTCCGGGTCGCGCGTGCCCGAGGCCCCATTGCCAGGGACGCCGCGGCCAAGGCCACGGGGTTGAGCATCGCCACCGTCAATCGTCAAGTGTCCGCGCTGCTGGACATCGGTGTCCTGCGCGAACGCGCCGACCTCGCCCCGTCGGGGGCGGTCGGCCGGCCCCGTGTCCCGTTCGAGGTCGATCACGACCCGTACCTGACCGTGGGAATCCACATCGGTGCCGTCGTGACCAGCATCATCGCCAGCGACATCCGAGGGAAGGTGCTCGGCGCCGTCGAGGTGCCCACACCGCGGTCGCCCGCACCGGAGGCACTGGCCTCGATCGCCCGCAGCGCCAGGGCCTTCGCCTCCCGCTGGCATCGACGTCGCCCCCTGTGGGCCGGGGTCGCGATCGGCGGCCGGGTCGACACCCGCACCGGCGTGGTCGATCACCCGCGCCTGGGATGGTCCGAGGCGCAGGTCGGCGCCGTCGTCGCCGCGGGGCTCGGTCTGCCGGTGTCCGTGGCGCCCCACGTCGAGGCCATGGCGGCCTCGGAACTGCTGCTCACCCCCGATCAGGTGGACACCACCACCGGTCCCGGTGACACCGGGCTGTACTTCTACGCCCGGGAGACCGCGGGCATCGCGATCACGATCGGAGGGCGGGTGCACACCCCGTCGAACGGTCCCGGATCCATCGCGCACCTGCCGACCGGGTCGTCGTCGCAGTGCTCGTGCGGATCCACCGGCTGCCTCGAGGCCACGGTCAGCGACCGGGCGGTGCTCACCGCCGCGGTCGATGCCGGAATCCTCGACGGCACCCCGTCGATGACGGCGCTGGTCAAGGCGGCTGCCGACGGCTCGGTGCCGGCACACGACCTGCTCGTGGACCGGGCTCGCGTCCTCGGCCGGACGGTGGCGATCCTGCGTGACCTGTTCAACCCCGATCGGGTGATCCTGGGCGGGCAGGCGTTCACCGCATACGAGGCCGGAATCCCGCACGTCGCATCCGCTTTCGCGCAGGCGTCCTCGCTCGAACGCAAGGACATCCGGATCACCGGGTTCGGCAACCGCGTGCAGGAGTACGCATCCACCGTGGTGTCGCTGAGCGGCGTCTTCTCCGATCCCGTGTCGGCCATGCGGCGGGCGTCGGCCTGA
- a CDS encoding MFS transporter has protein sequence MIGHYRVIFAAPGSVAFSAAGFVARLPIAMVGIGIVTMLSELRGNYALAGALAAVFALANAVLTPVVSRAVDRYGQSRVLPVATAVSAIGIASMLLAVRLDAPDWALFVCVLPAGFMPTMGAMVRARWTEIYRGSGKLRTAFAFEAVLDEVCFIAGPVISVGLSVAVFPEAGPLAGMVLLVVGSTALVVQRGTEPPVHPRGTERATWVMRNPAMWMLVIVMVSMGTIFGVIDVSAIAVTRELGAPGSATLVLALFAGGSATAGLVFGTLDLVAPLHRQLLIAVGVLTVLMLPLLFVESIPAVAVAYVFAGAAVAPTMIVTMGLVERTVAASALTEGMTWTVAGLGVGVSAGSALAGQMIDRFDTTAGFAVAVVAAALASMVSAWLFVRPPAATAPHSSTR, from the coding sequence GTGATCGGGCACTACCGGGTCATCTTCGCCGCGCCCGGGTCGGTGGCGTTCTCCGCCGCCGGATTCGTCGCGCGGCTGCCGATCGCGATGGTCGGCATCGGAATCGTCACCATGCTGTCCGAACTCCGCGGCAACTATGCCCTCGCGGGAGCTCTCGCCGCCGTGTTCGCGCTCGCGAACGCTGTACTGACGCCGGTGGTTTCGCGGGCCGTCGATCGGTACGGCCAGAGCCGCGTCCTGCCGGTCGCCACCGCCGTGAGCGCGATCGGTATCGCGAGCATGCTCCTCGCGGTGCGCCTCGACGCTCCCGACTGGGCATTGTTCGTCTGCGTGCTGCCCGCCGGATTCATGCCGACCATGGGCGCGATGGTGCGGGCCAGATGGACCGAGATCTATCGGGGCAGTGGAAAACTGCGCACCGCGTTCGCCTTCGAAGCGGTCCTCGACGAGGTGTGCTTCATCGCCGGTCCGGTGATCTCGGTCGGACTGTCGGTGGCGGTGTTCCCCGAGGCGGGCCCGCTCGCCGGGATGGTCCTGCTCGTGGTCGGCAGTACCGCACTCGTCGTCCAGCGCGGCACCGAGCCGCCGGTGCATCCGCGCGGGACGGAGCGGGCCACCTGGGTGATGCGGAACCCGGCGATGTGGATGCTGGTGATCGTCATGGTCTCGATGGGCACGATCTTCGGGGTGATCGACGTGAGCGCGATCGCGGTGACGCGTGAACTCGGTGCCCCGGGCTCGGCCACACTCGTCCTGGCCCTGTTCGCCGGTGGATCCGCCACTGCCGGACTCGTGTTCGGCACGCTCGACCTGGTGGCTCCACTGCACAGACAACTGCTGATCGCGGTCGGTGTCCTCACGGTGCTGATGCTTCCGCTGCTGTTCGTGGAGTCGATTCCGGCGGTGGCCGTCGCCTATGTCTTCGCCGGAGCTGCCGTGGCACCGACCATGATCGTCACGATGGGTCTGGTCGAGCGGACCGTCGCGGCATCGGCACTCACCGAGGGAATGACCTGGACGGTCGCCGGACTCGGTGTCGGCGTCTCCGCGGGCTCCGCTCTCGCGGGACAGATGATCGACCGGTTCGACACCACGGCGGGCTTCGCCGTGGCGGTCGTCGCGGCGGCACTGGCCTCTATGGTGTCGGCATGGCTATTCGTGAGACCACCGGCAGCGACGGCACCGCACTCGTCTACTCGGTGA